The following coding sequences are from one Nymphalis io chromosome 17, ilAglIoxx1.1, whole genome shotgun sequence window:
- the LOC126774832 gene encoding ATP-dependent RNA helicase vasa yields MMDDEWDDTCDVVVQPPPAINSYSDNNVDEGHSLSRGRGFPSFIEDNDDFNKGDSNGFGERRGRGGRGGRGRGGRGGRGGARDRGDYENGGDNYDNGERGDRHERGERGRGRGRGRGGRGGGPRPNGGGEGELTEGGEDEAKKPPVTYVPPEPTENEQEIFSSTISSGINFDKFDCIAVKVTGENPPRAIDSFETANLRKYVLDNVLKSGYKKPTPIQKHAIPIIMGGRDLMGCAQTGSGKTAAFLLPIINTLLQDQRELVTGPNGCAQPQVVIVAPTRELALQIFNEARKFSYGSILKIAVAYGGTAVRHQGDNIARGCHILVATPGRLLDFVERNRVSFDGVRFVVLDEADRMLDMGFMSSVEKIMDHPTMVSLTERQTLMFSATFPEDIQHLAGRFLNNYLFVAVGVIGGASTDVEQIFHQVTKYEKQNMLKKLIEENDGKRILVFVETKRNADFIAAMLSEQQMLTSSIHGDRMQREREEALHNFKSGRHCILVATAVAARGLDIKNVDIVVNYDLPKSIDEYVHRIGRTGRVGNRGMAVSFFDSDQDVALVADLAKILRQADQPVPDFLMGGGTATYKGNKYGGSDIRNFNNASTTVDQGQEPDEDW; encoded by the exons ATG ATGGATGATGAATGGGACGATACCTGTGATGTT GTGGTACAACCGCCTCCAGCTATTAACAGCTACAGTGATAACAATGTGGATGAAGGTCACAGCTTGTCCAGGGGCAGAGGGTTTCCTTCTTTCATAGAAGACAATGATG ACTTTAATAAAGGGGACAGTAATGGATTTGGCGAGCGTCGAGGCCGCGGCGGAAGAGGTGGTCGTGGTCGAGGCGGGCGCGGGGGGCGTGGCGGGGCTCGCGACCGTGGAGACTACGAGAATGGTG GTGATAATTATGATAATGGAGAGAGAGGTGATAGACATGAAAGAGGTGAACGTGGGAGAGGCAGAGGAAGGGGGCGTGGGGGAAGAGGAGGTGGCCCTCGGCCCAATGGTGGTGGAGAAGGTGAGCTTACAGAAGGAGGTGAGGATGAGGCGAAGAAGCCCCCAGTAACCTATGTACCACCGGAACCAACAGAAAATGAGCAGGAAATATTCAGCAGTACCATCAGCTCCGGAATCAACTTTGATAAATTCGATTGTATAGCTGTAAAG GTAACTGGAGAAAATCCTCCACGTGCGATTGACAGTTTCGAAACGGCAAATCTTCGAAAATACGTGTTAGATAATGTTCTTAAATCAGGGTACAAGAAACCAACCCCCATTCAAAAACATGCTATCCCTATCATAATGGGTGGAAGAGATTTAATGGGATGCGCTCAGACTGGATCTGGGAAGACT GCTGCATTCCTACTTCCAATTATTAATACACTACTGCAAGATCAGCGTGAGTTAGTCACTGGACCTAATGGATGTGCACAACCACAA GTTGTAATCGTGGCACCTACACGTGAATTAGCACTGCAAATATTCAATGAAGCTAGAAAATTTTCATACGGTTCAATTTTGAAAATAGCCGTTGCATATGGTGGTACAGCTGTACGACACCAAGGCGATAACATTGCC CGAGGCTGTCACATCTTGGTAGCAACGCCGGGTCGGCTTCTCGATTTTGTAGAACGTAACCGAGTATCATTTGATGGGGTACGATTTGTAGTGCTCGATGAGGCAGATCGTATGCTTGACATGGGCTTCATGTCTAGTGTGGAGAAGATTATGGACCACCCTACTATGGTGTCTTTA ACTGAACGACAAACGCTGATGTTCTCAGCTACTTTCCCAGAAGATATTCAACACTTAGCAGGTCGCTTCCTAAATAATTATCTGTTTGTGGCTGTGGGCGTTATAGGCGGAGCCAGTACTGATGTAGAACAAATCTTTCATCAAGTCACCAAGTACGAAAAACAGAATATGCTTAAGAAGCTCATTGAAGAGAATG acGGAAAACGAATACTCGTGTTCGTGGAAACAAAGCGTAATGCTGATTTTATAGCGGCCATGCTGTCAGAGCAGCAGATGCTGACTTCGTCCATCCACGGCGACCGCATGCAGCGCGAGCGCGAGGAGGCGCTGCACAACTTCAAGAGCGGCCGGCACTGCATCCTCGTCGCCACCGCCGTCGCCGCGCGCGGCCTCG ATATAAAAAATGTGGATATTGTTGTCAATTACGATCTCCCTAAGAGCATAGACGAGTATGTGCACAGAATCGGAAGAACTGGTCGTGTCGGCAATCGGGGGATGGCTGTATCATTCTTTGATTCTGATcag GATGTAGCCCTGGTAGCTGACCTAGCCAAGATACTACGCCAAGCAGATCAGCCCGTACCGGACTTCTTAATGGGAGGAGGAACTGCCACTTATAAGGGTAACAAGTATGGTGGCAGTGATATTAgg